The genomic interval CCGAGGCCATGGAGTGGATGACGGATTTTTTACGCGAACTGCGCGCGGCGCTGCCCGAGGGCGTTCTGGAGCCTGAAAGCCGCATTTATGTGGGCATGCCTTCCCGGACCAGGGAGGATTTCAGCCTCAATCTGGCCCAATGTTTCGTGCGGGCCGGCTGGCCCCGCCCCGCCTTTGTCAGGGAGTCGGACGCGGCCATGATTTCCTGCCTTCAGTCCGGAGCTCTGAGCATCGACGATATCGAAAACAGGGCGCTTATCCTGGATTTCGGCGGCGGCACCTGCGATTTCACCAGCCTGGAAAGCATGGACGTGCTCCAGAACGGCGGCGATCCCCTGTTTGGCGGGCGCTTGTTCGATGATCTGCTGTTTCAGGTTTTCTGCCGTAAAAACGAGCTCTTCCAACGGGACGCGCCCGGCTCCGGCTATGAATATTATCTGCACTGGATTCAGTGCAAGGCCGAAAAGGAGCGTTTTTCGGACGCCGTGGCCCTGGACGGGGCGGCCAGGGTCAGCCTGCACGCCGTGTGGCATGACGCCCGCGGGAACAGACAGGACGCCTATGTTCACGACTATACGCGGGAGGATTTCATCAGGGATGCGGAAAACTACGCGGCCACGGACAGCCTGCGCGCCATGCTGGGCCAGTATGCCGACAGGGGCGGCCTGAGCCCGCAGGCCCGGGATCTGCTGCAAGGCCGACGGATCGGCCTGCTCTCCTGGTTCAGAAGCATTCTCGGCGGCATTGACGGCCGCCGGGATATTTCAAAAGTCATTCTCACGGGCGGCAGCAGCCGCTGGTTTTTCGTCCAGGACATGGCGCGGGAGCTTTTCCCCGCCGCCGAGCGGGCCATGAGCCGCCGCACGTATGAGGACATCGCCTACGGCCTGGCCCTCTATCCGGTCCTTTCCGAGTCGCACGCCGCCGTGCGGGCGCTTCTGGGCGAGAAAATCGAGACCTTTGCGGATCAGGCCTGCGAAGTGGTGCGGAACATCGTGGCCAAGCACGCCACATTCGCCGTGCGTCTGTGCACGGAGCGCATTGTGGACCGGGACATCATGCCCGTGCTGGAAGAAGCCCGGAAAGTGCAAAAAACCGTGGAGCAACTGGAGCGGGCCTTTGTGGAAAACATCCAAAACGATGCCGGGCTGCTGGCCGTCATCAGGGAAAAAACGGAAGCCCTGCGCGAGGAAATCCAGTACGAATTGCAGCAGCGTTTCAGGGCCTGGCTGCGCCGGAACGGCGTCCCGCTAGCCCCGCGCTTTGAATTCCCCGCGCGGGCGCTCAGCAATGACTTTTTCGACGCCATCAGCGTAAAGGTGTCGCGCCTGGCTTTTCTGAACATCATGGATTTCATGGCCTCGGCGGTGCTGCCGGGCATTGCCGCCTACGCCGTGGCCGGGGCCATAGCGCACACGGGCGAGGCTGTCTCCGCCGTGCTGGGCGGCGGCGCGGCCTTTATGGGCGTCTGGGGCCTGGGGAAAGTGGCCAAGGGCTTTTTGTGGAAGCGCAAGCTGCCCAGGTTTTTCCTCACGGAAACGAACCGGCGAAAGATTGTGGAGAAAAACAAGGCCTATATTGAAGCGGCGTTGGGCAAGGCTTTCGCGGACGTCCAGGCCGGACTGGCGGACGATGCGGAACGCAGGCTGCGCCACGCCCTTGCCTCCATGCTGTCCAGGCTGACGGTCCTGAATCAGGTGCGTTGCGCGCGGCCGTAGGGCCGGAAAACCCTGGCCCGGCGGAGTCGTATGGCGTATGCTCGGCCCCGTATCATTCAACTTTTGCGTTCAAGACGGAGCGGGCATGAAAGAAAGCGCAGTACTGGGCATTGACGCGGGCGGCACCCATACCGACGCGGTGCTGATCACGGGCAACGGGGCAAGTCCGCGTCTGGCGGCGTCGGCCAAGGTCAAAACCCGCCATGACGATCTGCCCGCCTCGGTGCGGGAAGTGCTGGCGGCCCTGGCCGGGGAGCTGGGCGGCGCGGGCGCGGCGTTTCTGGCTGAAGTGGAGCGTGTGACCCTGGGCACCACCCTGGCGGTCAACGCCCTGGTGCAGGGCCGGGCCGACAGCGTGGGCCTGGCGCTTTCCGCAGGGCCGGGTCTGGACCCCGCGCGTTTCGGCCTGGGGGAACACGTCTGCGTGATTCCCGGCGGCCTGGACCACCGGGGCGTGGAGGTCAGCCCCCTGCAAACGGACGAACTGGCCCGGCGGGCGGCCCGCTGGCGCGATGAAGGCGTGGCCGCCGTGGCCTGCGTGGGCAAGTTTTCGCCGCGCAATCCGGCCCACGAGCGGGCCATGGGCGCGGCGGCCGTCAAGGCGTCGAGCCTGCCCGTCACCCTCGGGCACCGGCTCTCAGGCCGACTCAATTTCCCCCGCCGGGTAGCCACGGCCTATTACAACGCGGCCGTGCAGCGCCTGCACAACGATTTTCTGGACGTAGTGGAGGCGGCACTGGCCGACGCGGGCATCCACGCGGCCACCCGCCTGCTCAAGGCCGACGGCGGCGCGGTGCCGACATCCCTTTCGCGGCGCGAGCCGGTGCAGTCCATTCTGTCCGGCCCGGCGGCCAGCGTCATGGGCGTCATGGCCCTCTGCCCGGAAACGGAGCAAGGTTGCTCCCTGCTGCTGGACATGGGCGGCACCACCACGGATATGGCCCTGTTCTTTGACGGCTCGCCGGTCATCGACCGTGACGGCATGCTGCTGCAAGGCCGCCGCACGCTGGTGCGCGCCCTGGCCTCCACGTCCATCGGCGTGGGCGGGGATTCCCTGCTCAGCGTGGACGGCTCGGGGCGGGACGCGCGCGTACGCACCGGCCCGCTGCGCGACGGTCCGGCCCTGGCCTTCGGCGGCGCGCGGCCCACGTTGCTGGACGCCTTGAACGTGCTGGACGCCGAGGCCGCTCCCGGCGCTTCCGCTGACCGGGGCGATATGGCCGCTTCCCGCGAGGGGCTGGCGACGCTGGCCGCCGCCCACGGTCTGGATGCGCGCGTCCTGGCCCAAAAGGCCGTGGACGACGCTCTGGCGCAGGTGGCGCTGGCCGCGCGCGAGCTTGTGGAGGCCGTGAACGCCCGGCCCATTTACACCCTGGCCGCGCTCAAGGCCGTGCGCGAGGCCAGGCCCGAGCGCGTCTGGCTGGTGGGCGGCCCGGCGGACTGCATCCGCGAGCGTCTGGGCGCGGCCCTGGGCCTGCCGGTAGCCAGCCCGCCGCACGCCGCCGTGGCCAATGCCGTGGGCGCGGCCCTGACCCTGCCCACAGCCGGACTGGAAATTTATGCGGACACGGGGCGCGGCCTGCTGCGCGCGCCCGCTCTGGATCTGGAGGAGCGCATCAGCAAGGGCTACACACTGAACGCCGCCGAGCGCCGCGCCGGGGAACTGCTGGCCGCCCACCTGGCCGCCGAGGGCGTGCCGGACGCGGCCGTGGAAGTGGTGGAAGCCGACCTTTTCGCCACCCTGGACGACGGCGGCTACGGCTCCAAGGATATCCGGGTGGCCTGCCAGGTGGTGCCGGGCATTGCGGGGCGATTGTGACGGAGAAGTGCTGATTACTGATCTTTTTGTCCTCTGCCTGCGTCAGACGAACTTCGCGCGACGGTCGAATATGTTTGAATATATTCCCTCCGCCCGAAGTTCGCCTTCCTTGGCGGAAAACAAAAGTCTTCAGTAATCAGCGCTTCTCCGGATATTCCCGCGTTGAAAAGCTCTAGAGCAGATTAACTTTGAAATGTTGTACATCTCAAAGTTTAAAGACACGCCCACTTCACCGCTTAACAGTGCAAATAAATTGCGCTTACGGCTTCGTGGCGCGAGGCTGCTGCGCAGCCTCGTTAGAGCGTTTTAACTTTGAAACGCTCTAACGCCGCATTGCTGCCGTCGGCTGAATGCCTCTTTGAAAAAGAGGTGCGTTTCAAGGGCAATATATTTTTAGGGGGAGACGTATTGACCGCCTCGTATATCCTGGCCCTGGACCAGGGCACCACCAGCTCGCGGGCCATCCTGTTCGACCGCCGGGGCCGCATGCTTCAGGTGGCCCAGAAGGAATTTACCCAGATCTATCCTCAGCCCGGCTGGGTGGAGCACAGCCCGGACGAGATTTTCGACACCCAGGCCCATGTGGCCCGCGACTGTCTCAAACAGGCCGGGGTGCAGGGCCATGAGCTGGCCGCCGTGGGCATCACCAACCAGCGTGAAACCACCGTGGTCTGGGACCGGGCCAGCGGCGCGCCGGTGTACAACGCCATCGTCTGGCAGGACCGCCGCACGGCTCCCGTCTGCGACCGTTTGCGCGCCGAGGGCAAGGCCGGAATCATCCGCGAAAAGACCGGCCTGGTGCCGGACGCCTATTTTTCCGGCACCAAGATCGGCTGGATTCTGGATAACGTGCCCGGCGCGCGGGCCAGGGCCGAGGCGGGCGAACTGCTTTTCGGCACTGTGGATTCCTGGCTGATCTGGAATTTCAGCAAACGCGGCGCGCATTTGACCGACCCTTCCAACGCCAGCCGCACCCTGCTGTTCAACATTCACACCGGCCAGTGGGACGACGAACTGCTGGACCTGCTCAACGTGCCGCGCGCCATGCTGCCCGAGGTGGCGCCTTCCTCCAGCGTCATGGCCCGCGCGCATCCCGAATTTTTCGGCCACGCCGTGCCCGTGGCGGGCGTGGCGGGCGACCAGCAGGCCGCCACGTTCGGCAACGCCTGCCTGAAGGAAGGCATGCTCAAGAACACCTACGGCACGGGCTGTTTTCTGCTGCTGAACACCGGGGCGCGGCCACGGACCAGCCGGAACAACCTGTTGGCCACCGTGGCCTGGGAGACGCAGCGCGGCCGGAGTTACGCCCTGGAGGGCAGCGTTTTCGCGGGCGGGGCCGTGGTCCAGTGGCTGCGCGACGGTCTGGGCTTCATTCAGGATTCCTCGGAGCTGGAAGGCCTGGCCGCCTCCGTGCCGGACAACGGCGGCGTCTATCTGGTTCCCGCCTTCACGGGCCTGGGCGCGCCGCACTGGGACCAGTACGCGCGCGGCGTCATGGTGGGCCTGACCAGGGGCGTTGGGCGCGGGCATATCGCCAGGGCGGCCATTGAATCCATTGCCCTCCAGACCCTGGACGTCATGGAAGCCATGCGGGCGGACGCCGGTCTTGCCTGCAGCGTGCTGCGCGTGGACGGCGGGGCCAGCCGCAACAATATGCTCATGCAGTGCCAGGCCGATCTCACCGGCGTGCCCGTGGAACGCCCGGTGGTGACGGAAACCACGGCCCTGGGCGCCGCCTGCCTGGCGGGGCTGGCCGTGGGCTTCTGGGCGGACGAGGAGGAAGCGGGCGCGCTCTGGCAACTGGACCGCCGCTTTGAACCCCGGATGAGCGAAGAGCGCCGCGCCGAACTGCTGTACCACTGGCGCCGGGCCGTGGAGCGCTCCCGCCGCTGGATCGAGCCGGAGGAGTAGGGCGGAAGGCCGGAAAAGCAATCTGAGCGGGGGAGAAATGGCCGTCATCTTGTTTCTGTTCGGTCTGTTCTGCGTCTGGAAAGGAGCGCGTTTCGCCTGTTGTCTGCTCCCTGCGCTGTTTTTCCTTCATGCCGATCCGGAACCGCGCCGCTATGCCGGTGATCTTTTTGATCCCTTCGTATCGCTGGGATTGGGGGCGGTGCGGACAGGTCAGGCCGTTTTACTGGCAATGGTGACCTTGCTTTTGTCACGCTGGTTGTTGGGGCCGTCCAGACCCGTATCCCTGAGGTCTCCATCCCGTTTATGCGGCTTGCTTTTCATGGGCTGCGCCTTTCTTTGGTGGGGTCTGGAAAATCACGTTGCGGACACGCGTGAAGTGTTCTTGGAAAAGATTGCGCCGGATTTTCTGGCCGGTACAAGCAATGACGAGGAGGCGGTACGGACCGCGTTTTCGCGGAATGCTTTTTTATGCACCAGGTCCTATGCGCAGGGGATCAATGCTCTGCTGGACGGCGGCGATGCGCAGCGGGCGACGCTTTTTCTGAATATCATTGCGGAACACTGCAATGATATTGAGATTGTCTGGAGTGATTTTGCGGATAGTCGGCAAAAGGACGGTTCCATTGTTGGGCTGGACGGCCTGCTGGCGGCGGATCTACTGAATATTGCGCCGCTTTTCGACCGGCTTACGGGCTACCTTGAGCGACATGGAAACGAGGACCAGTTGTTGAGGATTTTCCGTTATTACCACGCCCGGGCACTGGGGGAGGACGGACCGAGCCGGGATCAGGCCCGCGCCGCGCTGGAGAAGTTTTTCGATATCGCCGGAAGGAACCGGGAGCTTCTGGAACGGATTCGGGCTGTTGCCGGTTCCGATCCTTCGCGTTATTTTTCCACGTCCGGCGTGGAGCGCGTCAGTTTCAACCTCCTGCAGAGCGCCGCCGCGTCGTTGGACGCCGACCTGTTGCGGGCCTGTCTGGCTTTGGGCTTTGACCGTGAAAATACGCGCGCCGGGTCAGTGCTTTTTTATTTTGTGTATTTTCATGCCGGACAGGCGGTGATCGACAAATTGCTGGCGGCGGGCGTGGACGTCAACGCGCTGAACCGCGCGGGACAGACCGCTCTGGCCTGCGCGCTGCAAATGTATGGGCATGAGCGGGGCCGCGCCGCCACAATGCAAGGGAAGCAGGAAGATCAGCACAACATCGCCGAGATCATGGATATCCTGTTCACTCTCTGCGATCCCGCGCGGTACAGGACAACGGGCGGCGACACCTTTTTGCACAAGGCTTGCCGGTCAGGTTCCGGGAAGAGCCTTGAGCTGATACGCTTGCTGCTTGACGCCGGGGCGAACCCGGACCTGGCTGGCGAAGGCGCGATGCCGCCCCTGGAAACGGCCGCCCAGAAAGGCTGGGATGAGCTGGTCCCGCTGCTGGCGGCGGGCCGCAA from Desulfovibrio porci carries:
- a CDS encoding Hsp70 family protein, which produces MKSIGIDLGTTNTYLYGTGGASAEPAPLTLPRISDENGCIATVVLYQDHKPLLIGNIAESEYHTNRAAMPARTLRSQFKPEIAHGDSEAMEWMTDFLRELRAALPEGVLEPESRIYVGMPSRTREDFSLNLAQCFVRAGWPRPAFVRESDAAMISCLQSGALSIDDIENRALILDFGGGTCDFTSLESMDVLQNGGDPLFGGRLFDDLLFQVFCRKNELFQRDAPGSGYEYYLHWIQCKAEKERFSDAVALDGAARVSLHAVWHDARGNRQDAYVHDYTREDFIRDAENYAATDSLRAMLGQYADRGGLSPQARDLLQGRRIGLLSWFRSILGGIDGRRDISKVILTGGSSRWFFVQDMARELFPAAERAMSRRTYEDIAYGLALYPVLSESHAAVRALLGEKIETFADQACEVVRNIVAKHATFAVRLCTERIVDRDIMPVLEEARKVQKTVEQLERAFVENIQNDAGLLAVIREKTEALREEIQYELQQRFRAWLRRNGVPLAPRFEFPARALSNDFFDAISVKVSRLAFLNIMDFMASAVLPGIAAYAVAGAIAHTGEAVSAVLGGGAAFMGVWGLGKVAKGFLWKRKLPRFFLTETNRRKIVEKNKAYIEAALGKAFADVQAGLADDAERRLRHALASMLSRLTVLNQVRCARP
- a CDS encoding hydantoinase/oxoprolinase family protein, whose protein sequence is MKESAVLGIDAGGTHTDAVLITGNGASPRLAASAKVKTRHDDLPASVREVLAALAGELGGAGAAFLAEVERVTLGTTLAVNALVQGRADSVGLALSAGPGLDPARFGLGEHVCVIPGGLDHRGVEVSPLQTDELARRAARWRDEGVAAVACVGKFSPRNPAHERAMGAAAVKASSLPVTLGHRLSGRLNFPRRVATAYYNAAVQRLHNDFLDVVEAALADAGIHAATRLLKADGGAVPTSLSRREPVQSILSGPAASVMGVMALCPETEQGCSLLLDMGGTTTDMALFFDGSPVIDRDGMLLQGRRTLVRALASTSIGVGGDSLLSVDGSGRDARVRTGPLRDGPALAFGGARPTLLDALNVLDAEAAPGASADRGDMAASREGLATLAAAHGLDARVLAQKAVDDALAQVALAARELVEAVNARPIYTLAALKAVREARPERVWLVGGPADCIRERLGAALGLPVASPPHAAVANAVGAALTLPTAGLEIYADTGRGLLRAPALDLEERISKGYTLNAAERRAGELLAAHLAAEGVPDAAVEVVEADLFATLDDGGYGSKDIRVACQVVPGIAGRL
- the glpK gene encoding glycerol kinase GlpK, whose product is MTASYILALDQGTTSSRAILFDRRGRMLQVAQKEFTQIYPQPGWVEHSPDEIFDTQAHVARDCLKQAGVQGHELAAVGITNQRETTVVWDRASGAPVYNAIVWQDRRTAPVCDRLRAEGKAGIIREKTGLVPDAYFSGTKIGWILDNVPGARARAEAGELLFGTVDSWLIWNFSKRGAHLTDPSNASRTLLFNIHTGQWDDELLDLLNVPRAMLPEVAPSSSVMARAHPEFFGHAVPVAGVAGDQQAATFGNACLKEGMLKNTYGTGCFLLLNTGARPRTSRNNLLATVAWETQRGRSYALEGSVFAGGAVVQWLRDGLGFIQDSSELEGLAASVPDNGGVYLVPAFTGLGAPHWDQYARGVMVGLTRGVGRGHIARAAIESIALQTLDVMEAMRADAGLACSVLRVDGGASRNNMLMQCQADLTGVPVERPVVTETTALGAACLAGLAVGFWADEEEAGALWQLDRRFEPRMSEERRAELLYHWRRAVERSRRWIEPEE
- a CDS encoding ankyrin repeat domain-containing protein, with product MEKIAPDFLAGTSNDEEAVRTAFSRNAFLCTRSYAQGINALLDGGDAQRATLFLNIIAEHCNDIEIVWSDFADSRQKDGSIVGLDGLLAADLLNIAPLFDRLTGYLERHGNEDQLLRIFRYYHARALGEDGPSRDQARAALEKFFDIAGRNRELLERIRAVAGSDPSRYFSTSGVERVSFNLLQSAAASLDADLLRACLALGFDRENTRAGSVLFYFVYFHAGQAVIDKLLAAGVDVNALNRAGQTALACALQMYGHERGRAATMQGKQEDQHNIAEIMDILFTLCDPARYRTTGGDTFLHKACRSGSGKSLELIRLLLDAGANPDLAGEGAMPPLETAAQKGWDELVPLLAAGRKRQNLPEPESVGEAGRPVKPEGARRNPSPSTGREENERPVKPGDVRRK